CGGAACTTGATGTTCGGGTTGTGCTTGCCCAATACCTTCGTGATCGCCGCCGTCAACGTCGTCTTGCCATGATCGATGTGACCAATCGTGCCAACGTTTACGTGCGGCTTGCTGCGGTCAAATTTCTCTTTCGCCATTGCTCGAGCTCCGTCTTGTTATTTCTTCAGCACCCCGCCCGGTTCCGGACGGCGAAAATTTACTTTTTGCCCTGCACCTTCGCCACGATCTCCTCGGCCACAGACCGCGGAGCTTCTTCGTAGTGCGCAAAGTGCATGGAGTAGGTCGCGCGGCCCTGCGTGCTGGACCGCATATTGGTTGCGTAGCCGAACATCTCCGCGAGCGGCACCATCGCCTTGATCACCTGCGATCCGGCGCGATGCTCGATGCCCTCAATGCGGCCGCGGCGGCTGTTCAGGTCGCCGATGATCGTGCCCATGAATTCTTCGGGGACAACCACTTCGACCGACATCACCGGTTCCAGCAGCACCGGGCTGGCCCTGCGGGCTGCCTCCTTGAACGCCATCGATGCGGCGATCTTGAAGGCCATTTCGTTCGAGTCGACTTCGTGATAGCTGCCGTCGTACAGCGTCGCTTTCACGTCGACCATCTCGTAGCCGGCCAGGACTCCGCCTTCCATCGCTTCACGAATGCCCTGCTCCACCGGCTTGATGTATTCCCTCGGCACCGTTCCGCCAACAATGTCGTTGATGAACTCGTAGCCCTTACCGGCTTCGTTCGGCTCGATGCGGATCTTCACGTGTCCGTACTGGCCCGAACCACCGGTCTGCCGGATGTACTTCCCTTCCGCTTCCGAGTGCTTGCGAATCGTCTCGCGATACGCCACCTGCGGCTTGCCAACGTTCGCCTGGACGTTGAACTCGCGCATCATGCGATCGATGATGATTTCGAGGTGAAGCTCGCCCATTCCGGCGATGATCGTCTGGCCGCTGTCGGGGTCCGTGCTCACGCGGAACGTCGGGTCTTCCTGCGCCAGTTTGCCGAGCGCGACGCCCATCTTCTCCTGGTCGCTCTTCGTCTTCGGCTCTACGGCGACCGAAATCACCGGTGCCGGGAACTCGATCGACTCGAGAGTGATCGGGTGATCTTCGTTGCAGATCGTGTCGCCGGTCGTGACGTTGCGCAGTCCGACGCAGGCGCAGATGTCGCCGGCGTAGATTTCGCTGATCTCTTCGCGCTTGTTGGCGTGCATCTTCAGCAGGCGGCCGATACGTTCGGTCTTCTGCCTGCCTGAGTTCAGCACGCTGTCGCCGGTCTTCAGGTGCCCCGAGTAAACGCGAATGAACGTCAACTGGCCGACGAAAGGATCGGTCATGATCTTGAACGCAAGTGCCGCGAACGGTTCCTTGTCGTCCGAGTGACGAATCACTTCCTGGTCCGGCTTATCGGGGTTGATACCTGTCACCGGCGGAACATCCAGCGGTGAAGGGAGAAAATCGACAACTGCATCGAGGAGAGGCTGAACACCTTTATTCTTGAAGGCTGTGCCGCAGATGACCGGGAACAGCTTCAGGCCGATCACGCTCTTTCGCAGCGACTTCTTCAAATCGTCGGCGGCAATCTCTTCGCCCTCGATGAACTTATGCATCAGCTCATCGTTGTCATCGTTCTCGACGATCGTTTCCACCAGCAACTGGTGATACTGCTCAGCCTTCTTCTTCAGTTCGGCTGGAATATCTTCCACCGAATATTCCGCGCCCATGGTTTCGTCGTGCCAGAAAATTGCTTTCATCTGGAACAGATCGACGACGCCCTTGAACTTGTCTTCCTGGCCTATGGGGATCTGGATCGCGACGGGCTTGGCGTTGAGGCGCTTCTTGATGGTATCGATGGCGTGCTCGAAATCGGCGCCCATCTTGTCCATCTTGTTGATAAAACAGAAACGCGGAACACCGTATTTATCGGCCTGCCGCCACACGGTTTCAGACTGCGGTTCGACGCCATGCACGGCGTCGAACACCGCGCACGCGCCGTCCAGCACGCGCAGCGACCGTTCCACCTCGGCGGTGAAGTCGACGTGACCCGGCGTATCGATGATGTTGATGCGAATGTCGCGCCAAACGCAGGTAGTCGCGGCCGACGTAATCGTAATGCCGCGCTCCTGCTCCTGCGCCATCCAGTCCATCGTCGCCGTGCCTTCGTGCACTTCGCCAATGCGATGCGTGCGGCCGGTGTAGAACAGAATGCGCTCGGTAGTCGTAGTCTTACCGGCATCGATGTGCGCCATGATGCCGATATTCCTGCAACGCTCTAATGGGACCTGTCTTGGCAACTTCTTATCCGTTTCTTCTTCTGTTGTGCCCTACCCTTCTCGCGAAGCGAGAGGGTGGGGCTGTTCCTGACGGCTTACCACCGATAGTGC
This is a stretch of genomic DNA from Terriglobia bacterium. It encodes these proteins:
- a CDS encoding GTP-binding protein, whose translation is MAKEKFDRSKPHVNVGTIGHIDHGKTTLTAAITKVLGKHNPNIKFR
- the fusA gene encoding elongation factor G; translated protein: MPRQVPLERCRNIGIMAHIDAGKTTTTERILFYTGRTHRIGEVHEGTATMDWMAQEQERGITITSAATTCVWRDIRINIIDTPGHVDFTAEVERSLRVLDGACAVFDAVHGVEPQSETVWRQADKYGVPRFCFINKMDKMGADFEHAIDTIKKRLNAKPVAIQIPIGQEDKFKGVVDLFQMKAIFWHDETMGAEYSVEDIPAELKKKAEQYHQLLVETIVENDDNDELMHKFIEGEEIAADDLKKSLRKSVIGLKLFPVICGTAFKNKGVQPLLDAVVDFLPSPLDVPPVTGINPDKPDQEVIRHSDDKEPFAALAFKIMTDPFVGQLTFIRVYSGHLKTGDSVLNSGRQKTERIGRLLKMHANKREEISEIYAGDICACVGLRNVTTGDTICNEDHPITLESIEFPAPVISVAVEPKTKSDQEKMGVALGKLAQEDPTFRVSTDPDSGQTIIAGMGELHLEIIIDRMMREFNVQANVGKPQVAYRETIRKHSEAEGKYIRQTGGSGQYGHVKIRIEPNEAGKGYEFINDIVGGTVPREYIKPVEQGIREAMEGGVLAGYEMVDVKATLYDGSYHEVDSNEMAFKIAASMAFKEAARRASPVLLEPVMSVEVVVPEEFMGTIIGDLNSRRGRIEGIEHRAGSQVIKAMVPLAEMFGYATNMRSSTQGRATYSMHFAHYEEAPRSVAEEIVAKVQGKK